Below is a genomic region from Myxococcus fulvus.
CTCCTCGCGCAGGAACTGGGGGAAGACGGCGAGCATGAAGACGTAGGCCTTCGGGTTGAGCAGGTTGGTGAGCGCTCCCCGGCGGAACGTGGCCAGGGCGGAGCGCTGGCCGGCCTGCGAGGACGGGGAGAAGGTGGACGGGCTTCGCACCAGCGCCACCCCCATCCACGCCACGTAGAGCGCCCCCACCCAGAGCAGCACGTTGAACGCGGCCGGCATCACCGTGAGCAGCACCGCCACCCCCGTCGCCCCCACCGCCACGTGACACATGCCCCCGGAGATGATGCCGCCCACCGCGGCCAGCCCCGAGCGGCGGCCTCCCACCAGGGAGCTGGCCAGGACGAAGGCCATGTCCAGTCCTGGGAGGATGACGATTCCGAACACGAGCACGAAGAACAGCCACAGGTGCGAGGTCTGCGTCATGGAGCGCCTTCCAGGGGAGTGGGGAGGCCGGCACCGTACGGACCATGTAGGGCGGAATCAGTCCTCATTCGGGCGATGCGGTGTCCACCGGGCGCGAGGGCCATCCAGCGTGCCCGGCGCACGTGGCCAGCCCCGGGCTTGAAGCGGACGCCGGACATCCGCGAGAGGGGGCGTTAGGTTCCGGACCATGTCCCGGCCCACCACGCGCGTGCTCACCGTGCTCGAGTTGCTGCAGACGCATGGGCGGATGAGCGGCTCGGAGCTGGCGCGGCGGCTGGAGGTGGACCGGCGCACGGTGCGCCGCTACATCCTGAAGCTGGAGGAGCTGGGCATCCCCATCACCGCCGAGCGCGGCAGGGACGGCGCCTACATGCTGGTGGCGGGCTTCAAGCTGCCGCCGATGATGTTCACCGAGGACGAGGTGCTGGCGCTGTCGGTGGGGCTGCTCGCCTCGCGCGGGCTGGGCCTGGCGGAGGCGGCCCCCGCGGTGGAGAGCGCCCAGGCGAAGCTGGAGCGGGTGATGCCCGCGACGCTGAAGCGGCGCGTGCGCTCCGTGGACGAGTCGGTGACGCTCGACATCTCCCGCGCCCGCGAGATGGCGGACAACACCGCGCTCGTCGCCCTGAGCTCCGCGGCCCAGCTGCGCAAGCGCGTGCGCCTGGGCTACCGCGGCGCGCGCGAGGAGGACACCGAGCGCGACTTCGACCCGTATGGCCTCGTCTGGCGCGGCGGGCGCTGGTACGCGGTGGGCGTCTGCCACCTGCGCCAGGACCTGCGCACCTTCCGGTTGGACCGGGTGCGCGCGGTGCTCCCGCTCGACGTCCACTTCACGCGGCCGGACGGCTTCGACGCGCTGGCGCACGTGGAGGCCGCGGTGGCGTCGCTGCCGCGCGCGTTCGCGGTGGAGGTGCTGCTCGACACGGACCTGGGAAGGGCGCGCCAGCACCTCTTCGCCACACTGGGCGTGCTGGAGGCGGTGCCCGGCGGCGTGCGGCTGTCGGGGCAGACGGATGACCTGGACTGGTTCGCCCGGGAGCTGGCGCGGCTGCCCTTCGCGTTCCACATCCAGCGCCCCGACGGGCTGCGCGCCGCACTGGAGGCCCGCGCCCAGAAGCTGCTGGCCCTGGCGCGCGGTGGTGGCTAGCGGGCGTCCTGCCGCTGACGACGCCGGAACTCGGCCACCTTGGCCTTGTTGCCGCAGCCGGACATGGAGCACCAGCGCCGCAGCCCCGAGCGCGAGGTGTCCACGAAGAGCAGGCCGCAGTCGCGCTGCTCACACGTGCGCACGCGCTCCGCCAGCTCGCCGCCGAGCAGCTCCGCGCCGTCGCGCGCCACCGTCACCAAGAGCCCCCGGATGTCCGCGCCCGCCCAGAACAGCCCGCGAGGCCCCAGCTGGGGCGCGGGCGGCGGCTCCGCGGCCCAGCGGTTGAGGATGGAGCGGTCCCTCGCGGAGAAGTTCTCCCCCCGCGCGCGCGCCAGGGCCAGCCGGTGGAGCGCCTCTCGCAGCTCGCGCGCCTGGGCCAGCTCCTCCGCCGTGGGCTCCTGCACCTGCGCCGCCAGCCCCGCGGCGATGAGCCACCGGCCCAAATCCTTCGGCGTCTGGAGCAGCTCCTGGGTCGTGTCCTTCAGCCGCCCCGCCAGCGTGGCCGGCAGGTCCAGCGACACGCGCCCCGCCCGGAACGCGAAGCCGTCCCTTCGCTCTCCCTTGGAAACCGGCGGGGAGGGGGGAGCAGCGCGTTGCCTGGCGACCATGGAGAAACCTCGAGGAGGGGGGAACCGCAATGGCAAACTACCTGGAATGCGCGCCAACGCACGCGTGAAGTTGGTAACCCTGCAATGGGGTTTCATTCCGATGCATGCGTGGGTTTCACCCCGTGTCTGGCTTCGGGACGGAGCGCGCGCGGGTCGCTAGAGGAGGCACGCGAGGACGCATGCACGCATCGTCCTGGTGCGGGCGCGCGCCGTCACCCCGTCGTCACCGGCTCCAGAGGAAGTCGACGAGCACGAGGTAGTGCGTGGACGCGGCGGCGATGACCATGAGGTGGAAGACCTCGTGGTAGCCGAAGAAGGCGGGGCTGGGGTCCGGCCACCTGCGGGCGTAGACGACGGCGCCCACCGCGTAGAGCAGCCCGCCCAGCACGAGCCAGGTCGCGCGCGTCGTCCCCACCACCGAGGGCAGCCGCAGCATCACCGGGGCGGAGAGCGCGCCCAGGATGACGTAGAGCATCGAGCGCACGCCCCGCGTGCCGGAGATGCCGAAGAGCGACAGGCCCGCGCCCGTGAGCGCGCAGGCCCACATCACCCAGAGCAGGTGCCGCGTCCACGCGTCGGGTGCGTCCAGCGTGGCCAGCGGCGTGAAGGTCCCCGCGATGAGCAGGTAGATGGCCGCGTGGTCCATCCGCCGCAGCCGCTGGTACGCGGCGGGGCCCCACGTGGGCACGTGGTAGGCAGCGCTGGTCCCGAACATCAGCACCAGCGACAGGCCGAAGACGCAGTCGGCGAAGTGCTGCAGGCCCTTGGCCGGCGCGAGCGCGAGCACGATGAAGCCGCACAGCGCCGCGAGGAACGCGAGCGCGTGCGACACGCCTCGCAGCCGGGGCTTCACCTCCGCGACCACGGCGCGGAGCTCGGGAGGGACGATGGACGCCATGCCCCCCGTCCTAGTCACGCCCCGTCACCGGCGCGTCAGCGCATCCGACATCCCGTCCACCCGTAGACGGCAGCGTCGCCGCGAGCGTCGACTGCTCCCCACTCCCGGACCCCGCGACGTCCAGGAGCCCACGCCACGGCTTCGACGCGCGGCGTTGTCGCGCGGGCGGTCCGCGAGCGCTCGCTCGTCCGTCAGGGTTTGAGTCTCCGATTTGAGAGGAATTGGCTGGGAGACAGGCTTTCCAATGTTTCGTCCGGGTCGATGTCCACCCATTTGAAGCGTTGAGAGGTTTTGGGCATACCCTGATGTGTCGAATCCGTTTCGGGCCGTCCAACGCCAACTCCCTCGTCCACGGCCCGGGCCTCATCGCCCATGAATCAGTCGCAACCGCAGGTCATCGAAATCAACCTCGAGCGTCTCGAGCGCATCCGGGACGTGCTGGCGATGATTTCGCTCGGGGAGTTCAACCCGGACGAGCATCTCATCGCGGTGGAGAACCATGACGTGTTCTCCTCGTTCGAGGACACCATCAACCTCTTCGCCCGCCAGCTCCACGCGTCCGTGAAGGAGAGCGAGCAGTCGATGCTCAAGCTCGACGCGGCCCGGCGCGAGCTGGAGGAGAAGCTCTCCACCATCGAGAAGCAGCGGCTGGCCATCCGTGATTTGTCCACGCCCATCATCGAGCTGTGGGAGGACGTGCTCACGCTGCCCATCGTCGGGGTGGTGGACACGCAGCGCTCGCTGGAGATGACCGAGCGGCTCCTGCACCGCATCTCCCAGGGCAAGGCCCGCTGCGCCATCATCGACATCACGGGCGTGGAGGTGGTGGACACCTCCACCGCGAATCACTTCGTGAAGATGGTGAACGCCGCCCGCCTGCTCGGCACCTACTGCGTGGTGACGGGCATCAGCCCGGTCATCGCCCAGACGCTGACGCAGATTGGCGTCGACCTGCGGGACGTGAAGACGCTCGGCAGCCTGCGTGACGGGCTGAAGGAGTGCTTCTTGTACCTGCGCAACCACACCGCCCACCGCGCCCTCGACGCGGGCGGCCGGTAGCCCTCCGAACCCCCTTCAGGAACCCAGACTCACATGTCCCAAGTCACCCACGAGCCCGGCATCACCGTCACGGGCGCGAGCGTGGCCTCCATCGTGGAGGCCATCCAGTCGTTCACCGTCCTCGTCAGCGCGCTGCTGGACGTGATGAAGGTCCCCGCGCGCGGGGCGGGCGCCGAGCGCGCCATCGACGTGACGGCCTGGTACCCGCTGGAGGACTACCTCCAGGCGTACCGGAAGATCGACTCCCTGCTGGGAGGACGCGGCCTGGAGAAGGTCGGCTCGATGATTCCCAAGAACGCCGTGTTCCCGGCGAACATCACCGACATCCACCAGGGGCTCGCCTCCATCGACGTCGCCTTCCACATGAACCACCGGAAGAACGGCCGGTCCATGTTCAATCCCCTGACGGGGGAGATGACGGACGGCATCGGCCACTACTCGTACAGCGCGGTGCCGGGGAAGAACGAGGGCCACGTGGTGTGTGGCAATCCCTATCCGTGCCGGTTCGACCAGGGCCTCATCAAGGGCATGGCCCAGCGCTTCATGCCCCACGCCGTCGTCACGCATGACCCGAACCAGGGCTGCCGTCAGAAGGGCGGCGCCTCCTGCACCTTCGTCGTGACCTGGTAGCGGAAGGACACGCTCCGCCGCGTCCCCGCCGAGAACGAGGGCGCGGCGGCTTGCATGGAGGAGGCTGCCTAGTTCGGGCCGCGCAGGGGCAGGAGCGCCCGCACGCGCGCGTCCCGCAGGAACAGGCCGCCCCAGGCGATGACGCCCAGCAGCACGGGGATGAGGAACGAGTCCCCCTGCCGCACGTGCGTCACCGTGGCGCCGCCCAGGTAGCCCGTGACGAGGATGGCGCCCAGCACCGCCGTGCGAGGCACCGCGTAGAGCAGCGCGGACAGCAGCTCCGCGATGCCGATGGGCAGCAGCACCGACGCCGGGAAGCCCGACTTCGCGAAGCCCTCCACCACCTCCGGGGGCTGCCGCAGCTTCATGGACGCGCTGGCGACCAGGGCCAGCACGACGAGGCCGGAGAGGACCCGGCCCGTCCAGAGGGCCCAGGGTTTGGATGCGGGGACGGCGGTGGGGGCGGCGGTCGTCATGGGGGACGGCTCCTGATGGGAGTGGGTTCCGAAAGGTTCGTCGGTTACAACCGGTAACCGGCGCTCGTGTAACGGGGGCCCGTTTCGTCCGCAAGAAGGCACATCCATGTCACCGCCTCCCGCCAAGCCGCCCCGCTCGAAGAATCCCCACGGCGCCACCGAGTCCTGCCTGGCCGTGCGCGACATCCTCACGCGCGTGGGCGACAAGTGGAGCGTGCTCGTCGTGGGCAGCCTGGGGGAGGGGCCCTTGCGCTTCAGTGACTTGAAGCGCGGCATCGAGGGCATCTCCCAGCGCATGCTGACGCTCACCCTCAGGGGGCTGGAGCGGGACGGGCTGGTGACGCGCACCCAGTACCCCACGGTGCCGCCCCGCGTGGAGTACGCGCTGACGCCCCTGGGGCACACGCTGCTGGACCCCGTCCAGGAGCTGGCCCGGTGGGCGCTGGAGAGCCGCGCCGCCATCCAGACGGCCCGGGGCCGCTACGACACGAAGCCCAAGCCTCCTCCCGCGTCGGGGCCCACGCGGCGGTAGGGCCGTTCAGTCGAACATGGCCCGGAGCGCGTCGCCCAGCGTCTCCACGCCCACCACGCGCAGCTTCGTGGCCTCCATGCGCCGGGCGCTGCCCGCGGGCATCACCACCCGCTTGAAGCCCATCTTCGCCGCCTCGATGAGCCGGGGCTCCACCTGGCCCACCGCGCGCACCTCGCCGGCGAGGCCCACCTCGCCCAGCACCAGCGTGTGCGGGTCCAACGGCCGGTTCTGCAGGCTGCTCACCAGCGCCGCGCAGACGGCCAGGTCACACGCGGGCTCGTTGAGCTGCATGCCGCCCGCGACGTTGACGAACAAGTCGCAGCCGACGAGGGGAATCTCCTCCTTCTTCTCCAGCACCGCGGCGAGCAGGGCCACGCGGTTGCTGTCCACGCCGATGGCGGTGCGCCGCGCGGTGCCGTAGCCGGTGGGGGCCACCAGCGCCTGCACCTCCACCAGCAGGGGGCGGGTGCCGTTGAGGGTGCTGGTGACGACGCTGCCGGACTTGCCCGCGGGGCGCTCGGACAGGAAGAGGGCGGACGGGTCCGACACCTCCACCAGGCCCGCGCCCTTCATCTCGAAGACGCCAATCTCGTTGGTGGAGCCGAAGCGGTTCTTGTGCGCGCGCAGGATTCGGAACGGGTGGCCGCGCTCGCCCTCGAAGTAGAGGACGGTGTCCACCATGTGCTCGAGCACGCGGGGGCCCGCGATGGAGCCCTCCTTCGTCACGTGGCCCACGATGAAGGTGGGCACCCCCGTGCGCTTGGCGTAGGCCATCAGCCGCCCGGCCACCTCGCGCACCTGGGTGATGCTGCCCGGCGCGTTGCCCAGCTCCGGCAGGTACATGGTCTGGATGGAGTCCACCACCAGCGCGCGCGGCTGGAGCGCCTCCGCGGCGGCCAGCACCCGCTCCGCGTCCGTCTCCGCGAACAGGTGGATGGCGTCCCCTTCGACGCGCAGCCGCTCGGCGCGCATCTTCGTCTGGCGCAGGCTCTCCTCGCCGGAGACGTAGAGCACCGCGCCCTGGCGCGCGAGCTTGTCCAGGGCCGCGAGCAGCAGCGTGGACTTGCCGATGCCCGGGTCGCCGCCCAAGAGGACGACGGAGCCCGCCACCACGCCGCCGCCCAGCACCCGGTCGAACTCGGCGATGCCGGTGCGCTGGCGCACCTCCACGTCACCGCTGACGTCCTTGAGCAGCATGGGCTTCGCCGCCCCGCCCGAGGCGCCCCAGGCCGGGCGCTTCTCGTCCTGCTTCGCCCCGGCTTCCTCGAGCAGCGAGCTCCATGCGCCACAGTCCGGGCACTTCCCCAGCCACTTCGCCGTCTGGTACCCGCACGCCTGGCAGGTGTAGTGCGTCTTCGCCTTCGCCATGGGTCGGGTGTGTATCGCACTACCCTGACGTCGCCACGGGCGGACGAGCAGGCACGTCTGGAGAGCAGGCAGGCTTGGTGTCAAGACCCATGCCGTCGAGTTGTACGTTGGGGAGGGGCGACCCAGCTTCATTCCCACGGGCGGCGCGATGGGCGCTGACCCTCGCACAAGCCGGGTGGGCGCTACTGCGTGCGCCCCCTTCACCACTCACTGTGAGGTCGTGTCATGGGGATCATCGCTTTCCTGGTCATCGGTCTTCTCGCCGGTCTTCTCGCTCGGGCCCTGATGCCCGGCAACCAGTCCATGGGTCTGGTGGCCACGACGCTGCTGGGTATCGTCGGCTCCTTCGTGGGTGGCTTCGTCGGCTCGCTGTTCCGCAGCGACGGCCGCGTCTTCGACCTGCACCCGTCCGGTCTGCTGTTCTCCGTGCTGGGCGCGCTCCTGGTCCTGTTCCTGGTGGGACTGGCCGGCCGGCGTCGCGTCCACGTCTGACGCCAGCCCGCATGACATGAAGGGTGGAAGGCCGGCGCTCCAGGGTTCTCCTCGGGCGCCGGTCGTCCGTTCGGGGGTGGGAGGGCAGTCGTCAACCTGTTCTCGCTGAGTGGTTGACAAGTCTGCTCCGCCCGCGCACGTTCGCGCTCCTCTTACGTCTGTCGAGGAGCCCATGTCCGACGTCGCCACCGAGTCCTTCCACGGCCATGCCCACCACGCCGAGCCCGCTCCCGAGGGAGTGGCGGTGCGGCACGACTGGACGCTGGCCGAGGTGCGGGCCGTCTACGCGCTGCCGCTGTTGGACCTGGTCCACCGGGCGCAGACGGTGCACCGCGCGGTGTTCCAGGACAACAAGGTGCAGCTGTGCTCGCTGCTCTCCATCAAGACGGGCGGGTGCTCGGAGGACTGCGCGTACTGCCCGCAGGCGGCGCGCTACAAGACGGGCGTCAAGGCGGAGAAGCTGATGGCGGTGCCGGAGGTGCTGGCCGCCGCCCAGAAGGCCCGCTCCGCGGGGGCTACGCGCTTCTGCATGGGCGCCGCGTGGCGCGAGGTGAAGGACGGCCCGCAGTTCGACAGCGTGCTGGAGATGGTGCGGGGCGTGCGCGAGCTGGGCATGGAAGCCTGC
It encodes:
- a CDS encoding STAS domain-containing protein, with protein sequence MNQSQPQVIEINLERLERIRDVLAMISLGEFNPDEHLIAVENHDVFSSFEDTINLFARQLHASVKESEQSMLKLDAARRELEEKLSTIEKQRLAIRDLSTPIIELWEDVLTLPIVGVVDTQRSLEMTERLLHRISQGKARCAIIDITGVEVVDTSTANHFVKMVNAARLLGTYCVVTGISPVIAQTLTQIGVDLRDVKTLGSLRDGLKECFLYLRNHTAHRALDAGGR
- a CDS encoding GlsB/YeaQ/YmgE family stress response membrane protein — encoded protein: MGIIAFLVIGLLAGLLARALMPGNQSMGLVATTLLGIVGSFVGGFVGSLFRSDGRVFDLHPSGLLFSVLGALLVLFLVGLAGRRRVHV
- a CDS encoding winged helix-turn-helix transcriptional regulator, with the translated sequence MSPPPAKPPRSKNPHGATESCLAVRDILTRVGDKWSVLVVGSLGEGPLRFSDLKRGIEGISQRMLTLTLRGLERDGLVTRTQYPTVPPRVEYALTPLGHTLLDPVQELARWALESRAAIQTARGRYDTKPKPPPASGPTRR
- a CDS encoding CGNR zinc finger domain-containing protein encodes the protein MSLDLPATLAGRLKDTTQELLQTPKDLGRWLIAAGLAAQVQEPTAEELAQARELREALHRLALARARGENFSARDRSILNRWAAEPPPAPQLGPRGLFWAGADIRGLLVTVARDGAELLGGELAERVRTCEQRDCGLLFVDTSRSGLRRWCSMSGCGNKAKVAEFRRRQRQDAR
- a CDS encoding LysE family translocator, translating into MTQTSHLWLFFVLVFGIVILPGLDMAFVLASSLVGGRRSGLAAVGGIISGGMCHVAVGATGVAVLLTVMPAAFNVLLWVGALYVAWMGVALVRSPSTFSPSSQAGQRSALATFRRGALTNLLNPKAYVFMLAVFPQFLREEYGPLWLQALVLGSIIALTQGAVYGAITLAADRARGWLESRPSASARVAQAVGGLMVLAAVVTAIEGWRGA
- a CDS encoding helix-turn-helix transcriptional regulator, with translation MSRPTTRVLTVLELLQTHGRMSGSELARRLEVDRRTVRRYILKLEELGIPITAERGRDGAYMLVAGFKLPPMMFTEDEVLALSVGLLASRGLGLAEAAPAVESAQAKLERVMPATLKRRVRSVDESVTLDISRAREMADNTALVALSSAAQLRKRVRLGYRGAREEDTERDFDPYGLVWRGGRWYAVGVCHLRQDLRTFRLDRVRAVLPLDVHFTRPDGFDALAHVEAAVASLPRAFAVEVLLDTDLGRARQHLFATLGVLEAVPGGVRLSGQTDDLDWFARELARLPFAFHIQRPDGLRAALEARAQKLLALARGGG
- the radA gene encoding DNA repair protein RadA; translated protein: MAKAKTHYTCQACGYQTAKWLGKCPDCGAWSSLLEEAGAKQDEKRPAWGASGGAAKPMLLKDVSGDVEVRQRTGIAEFDRVLGGGVVAGSVVLLGGDPGIGKSTLLLAALDKLARQGAVLYVSGEESLRQTKMRAERLRVEGDAIHLFAETDAERVLAAAEALQPRALVVDSIQTMYLPELGNAPGSITQVREVAGRLMAYAKRTGVPTFIVGHVTKEGSIAGPRVLEHMVDTVLYFEGERGHPFRILRAHKNRFGSTNEIGVFEMKGAGLVEVSDPSALFLSERPAGKSGSVVTSTLNGTRPLLVEVQALVAPTGYGTARRTAIGVDSNRVALLAAVLEKKEEIPLVGCDLFVNVAGGMQLNEPACDLAVCAALVSSLQNRPLDPHTLVLGEVGLAGEVRAVGQVEPRLIEAAKMGFKRVVMPAGSARRMEATKLRVVGVETLGDALRAMFD
- the trhA gene encoding PAQR family membrane homeostasis protein TrhA, which encodes MASIVPPELRAVVAEVKPRLRGVSHALAFLAALCGFIVLALAPAKGLQHFADCVFGLSLVLMFGTSAAYHVPTWGPAAYQRLRRMDHAAIYLLIAGTFTPLATLDAPDAWTRHLLWVMWACALTGAGLSLFGISGTRGVRSMLYVILGALSAPVMLRLPSVVGTTRATWLVLGGLLYAVGAVVYARRWPDPSPAFFGYHEVFHLMVIAAASTHYLVLVDFLWSR
- a CDS encoding DoxX family protein; protein product: MTTAAPTAVPASKPWALWTGRVLSGLVVLALVASASMKLRQPPEVVEGFAKSGFPASVLLPIGIAELLSALLYAVPRTAVLGAILVTGYLGGATVTHVRQGDSFLIPVLLGVIAWGGLFLRDARVRALLPLRGPN